The Manihot esculenta cultivar AM560-2 chromosome 11, M.esculenta_v8, whole genome shotgun sequence genome includes a region encoding these proteins:
- the LOC110626964 gene encoding probable protein phosphatase 2C 60 isoform X1: MGVYLSSPKTEKVSEDGENHRLRYGLSSMQGWRATMEDAHAAYPDLDSSTSFFGVYDGHGGKAVAKFCAKYLHQQVLKNVACSAGDLGTSAQKAFLRMDEMMRGQRGWRELAILGDKIDKVSGMIEGLIWSPRSGEANGHIDDWSSEEGPHSDFHGPNSGSTACIAMIRNTQLVVANAGDSRCVISRKGQAYNLSKDHKPDLEVEKDRILKAGGFIQVGRVNGSLNLARAIGDAEFKQNKSLPAEKQIVTANPDINTVELCDDDEFLVLACDGIWDCMSSQQLVDYVREQLNNESKLSAICEKVFDRCLAPAVGGEGCDNMTMIIVQFKKPINPSLGQQSLASAQRSESNTTAVKIGEGSKEIKE; this comes from the exons ATGGGGGTATATCTCAGCTCCCCTAAAACTGAGAAGGTCTCAGAAGATGGTGAGAATCATAGACTTCGATATGGGTTGTCCTCCATGCAAGGGTGGCGTGCAACCATGGAAGATGCT CATGCAGCTTATCCAGATTTGGACAGTTCCACATCTTTCTTTGGCGTTTATGATGGACATGGAG GCAAAGCAGTGGCAAAGTTCTGTGCTAAGTATCTTCACCAGCAAGTGCTGAAGAATGTAGCTTGTTCAGCTGGAGATTTGGGTACTTCTGCACAGAAAGCCTTTCTCAG AATGGATGAGATGATGCGTGGACAGAGGGGGTGGAGGGAGTTAGCCATATTGGGTGATAAGATAGATAAGGTTTCTGGTATGATAGAGGGACTGATATGGTCACCTAGGTCTGGTGAAGCGAATGGCCATATTGATGATTGGTCTTCAGAGGAG GGACCTCATTCTGATTTTCATGGACCAAATTCTGGAAGCACAGCATGCATTGCAATGATTCGAAACACTCAACTTGTTGTTGCCAATGCTGGTGATTCACGTTGTGTTATATCCAGGAAGGGTCAG gcatataatttatcaaaagatCACAAGCCTGACCTTGAGGTTGAGAAAGATAGGATTCTGAAAGCTGGTGGTTTCATACAAGTTGGACGTGTTAATGGAAGTTTGAACTTGGCTAGGGCAATTG GTGATGCAGAGTTCAAGCAGAACAAATCACTCCCGGCTGAGAAGCAAATCGTAACTGCCAATCCAGACATAAATACT GTTGAGCTTTGTGATGATGATGAGTTTCTTGTTCTTGCTTGTGATGGCATTTG GGATTGCATGTCAAGCCAACAGCTAGTGGATTATGTGAGGGAGCAGTTAAACAAT GAAAGTAAGCTTTCAGCAATCTGTGAGAAAGTTTTTGACAGATGTTTGGCACCTGCTGTTGGTGGCGAGGGATGTGACAACATGACCATGATCATAGTGCAGTTCAAGAAACCGATCAATCCATCTCTAGGGCAGCAGTCACTCGCTTCAGCTCAACGATCTGAGTCTAACACAACTGCAGTGAAGATCGGTGAAGGTTCAAAGGAAATCAAAGAATGA
- the LOC110626964 gene encoding probable protein phosphatase 2C 60 isoform X2, whose protein sequence is MGVYLSSPKTEKVSEDGENHRLRYGLSSMQGWRATMEDAHAAYPDLDSSTSFFGVYDGHGGKAVAKFCAKYLHQQVLKNVACSAGDLGTSAQKAFLRMDEMMRGQRGWRELAILGDKIDKVSGMIEGLIWSPRSGEANGHIDDWSSEEGPHSDFHGPNSGSTACIAMIRNTQLVVANAGDSRCVISRKGQAYNLSKDHKPDLEVEKDRILKAGGFIQVGRVNGSLNLARAIGDAEFKQNKSLPAEKQIVTANPDINTVELCDDDEFLVLACDGIWDCMSSQQLVDYVREQLNNVRKVSFQQSVRKFLTDVWHLLLVARDVTT, encoded by the exons ATGGGGGTATATCTCAGCTCCCCTAAAACTGAGAAGGTCTCAGAAGATGGTGAGAATCATAGACTTCGATATGGGTTGTCCTCCATGCAAGGGTGGCGTGCAACCATGGAAGATGCT CATGCAGCTTATCCAGATTTGGACAGTTCCACATCTTTCTTTGGCGTTTATGATGGACATGGAG GCAAAGCAGTGGCAAAGTTCTGTGCTAAGTATCTTCACCAGCAAGTGCTGAAGAATGTAGCTTGTTCAGCTGGAGATTTGGGTACTTCTGCACAGAAAGCCTTTCTCAG AATGGATGAGATGATGCGTGGACAGAGGGGGTGGAGGGAGTTAGCCATATTGGGTGATAAGATAGATAAGGTTTCTGGTATGATAGAGGGACTGATATGGTCACCTAGGTCTGGTGAAGCGAATGGCCATATTGATGATTGGTCTTCAGAGGAG GGACCTCATTCTGATTTTCATGGACCAAATTCTGGAAGCACAGCATGCATTGCAATGATTCGAAACACTCAACTTGTTGTTGCCAATGCTGGTGATTCACGTTGTGTTATATCCAGGAAGGGTCAG gcatataatttatcaaaagatCACAAGCCTGACCTTGAGGTTGAGAAAGATAGGATTCTGAAAGCTGGTGGTTTCATACAAGTTGGACGTGTTAATGGAAGTTTGAACTTGGCTAGGGCAATTG GTGATGCAGAGTTCAAGCAGAACAAATCACTCCCGGCTGAGAAGCAAATCGTAACTGCCAATCCAGACATAAATACT GTTGAGCTTTGTGATGATGATGAGTTTCTTGTTCTTGCTTGTGATGGCATTTG GGATTGCATGTCAAGCCAACAGCTAGTGGATTATGTGAGGGAGCAGTTAAACAATGTAAG GAAAGTAAGCTTTCAGCAATCTGTGAGAAAGTTTTTGACAGATGTTTGGCACCTGCTGTTGGTGGCGAGGGATGTGACAACATGA
- the LOC110626966 gene encoding chaperone protein dnaJ 8, chloroplastic has product MASASVGMIGGNGCVGSSSAWFQIKNRRKKNNHMGRERTRSFRVSSSSSSVMDPYKTLRIQPGASESEVKKAFRQLALQYHPDVCRESNCNVQFTRINEAYDIVLSNLRGEANGSQMYASHEPYDEGIDEPMRGMDDPDWDMWEEWMGWEGAGIRDYTSHINPYI; this is encoded by the exons ATGGCTAGTGCTTCTGTTGGAATGATTGGAGGCAATGGTTGTGTTGGATCTTCATCTGCTTGGTTTCAGATCAAGAAcagaagaaaaaagaataatCATATGGGGAGAGAAAGAACCAGATCTTTCCGTGtttcttcatcttcatcttctgTGATGGATCCCTATAAGACTCTCAGGATCCAGCCTGGTGCCTCTGAATCTGAGGTCAAGAAAGCTTTCAGGCAGCTTGCTTTGCAG TATCATCCCGATGTATGCAGAGAAAGCAATTGCAATGTGCAGTTCACTAGGATTAATGAAGCCTATGAT ATTGTGCTGAGTAATTTAAGAGGGGAAGCGAATGGATCACAAATGTACGCATCACATGAGCCATATGATGAAGGAATAGATGAGCCAATGAGAGGAATGGACGATCCAGATTGGGACATGTGGGAAGAGTGGATGGGATGGGAAGGGGCTGGAATCAGGGACTACACATCCCATATTAACCCTTACATTTGA